From Bacteroidales bacterium:
CAGCAACCAATGTCGCGAAGGGAACAGCAAAAAATACAGTTGCAGAGACAACAACAAGTGCGGCTAAGGGAGGAACAACGGAAGTGACAACTGTTGGACGTTGGATGTCCAAAAGGGAATATGCAGCAATGAAGAGCGGTACAACGGTTTTAGAGGGAGCAGGAGGACAGACATTTGTAACACAAGGAGGTTCACACTTGTTCTCAGGAGCAGCTAGAGGATCTGTTTATGCAGAGTTTCAAGTTCCTACTAATAGCTTGCTTCAAGGAGGTAAGCAAGGTTGGTTTAAAATGCTTGGCCCTAATGCAAGTAAATCACAGCAATATCTTTTGCAGAAGCAAGGAGGCCCATTGTTGCCACAATATCAAAACTTATCACCTATTCTTAAAACAAAATAGAGTTATGGAAAAAGATAAAATTTGGTTTAAAAATGAATTTATTCCTCTATTGAGTCAAGAATATAAAATAGAATATTCAGTTTTTCAAGATGGGGATTTTGGAAATCTTGAAAGATTTGAGATTGAGGGAAATAATAAGGGTGGAAATATTGATTTTTGGAGTTTAGGTTGGCTTAATATCCATCTCGTAGATTATGAGAGTGGAAATGAGTTGCTTAATATTTTATTAGAACCTCATCAAGAAAGAGAGAAAGAGGAAGCTTTTAAAAAGCTAGAAGAGTTTTTATAGAATAAAGTCTAGATTTTCGGGGATCAATTACCTTATAAGGCTAGAATAAATTTTATAGTTTTCTTCATCAAAACAAACAAAAATTACTTTTTCAAAATCGTTTGTTGTACTCAAAAAATCAGATACAACTTTGATAGCAATTTTAGCTGCTTTTTCTTTTGGGAATTTGTAAATGCCAGTACTGATATTGGGGAAAGAAATAGATTTCACATGATTATCTGCCGCAAGCTTAAGACTATTGAAGTATGCTGTTGACAGTAACTTTTCTTCATTGCTTTTGCCATTATTCCAAACAGGTCCGACAGTATGAATAACAAATTTTGCGGGCAGTTTTCCAGCCGTTGTTATGACAGCTTCCCCGACTTTGCAACCGCCTTGTTTACTCCGTATTTTTTGACAATCTTCAAGAATAGCTTTGCCACCAGCTTTATGAATCGCACCATCAACACCACCACCGCCAAGTAAAGATGTGTTTGCGGCATTTACAATGGCATCAACTTTTATTTTTGTAATATCCCCCTTTAAAACCTCAATCATAAAATTTTTCTAAAAGCTTGTTTTGTTTTAAAATTTTGGATAGAGATATTAATGACGTTGCATAGAACACTTTTGGTATCAGTATCCATTGTTTATACGTTCCATCGATTATTTGTAATAAGAAGCATTTTCACCTTTTCCAATTAAAAGATACACAGAAGTGCCAATACATTTAATTATTTCAATGGATGGTAAATTTTTATTGCGTTCACAC
This genomic window contains:
- a CDS encoding O-acetyl-ADP-ribose deacetylase, producing MIEVLKGDITKIKVDAIVNAANTSLLGGGGVDGAIHKAGGKAILEDCQKIRSKQGGCKVGEAVITTAGKLPAKFVIHTVGPVWNNGKSNEEKLLSTAYFNSLKLAADNHVKSISFPNISTGIYKFPKEKAAKIAIKVVSDFLSTTNDFEKVIFVCFDEENYKIYSSLIR